The DNA window GGGCGCTCCACTGCCCGGGCAGTCCGCTCCGCCCAAGCCTCCCATGCCCGTGAAGGGGCGCATGTTCGGCGGAGGCGCCATCGGGCTCAACGCCGCGCTCGGCTTCGACTTCCTCGAGGACTGCATCGTGGTGACGCTCGCGAACGCGGACCCGCCCATGGCGATGGAGGTGGCGGACAGGCTGATGTCGCTGGTGAAGGAGCCGTCCGCGCCGAAGTGACTCCTCGTGGCCGCCCACCTTCGCGGCGGGCGGCCACCTCCTGCTCAGGAAGGACTCAGAGCTTCACGATGCGCCCGAGGAAGAGCACGCTCCGGGTGCCCACCTCCTCGATGACGAAGAAGAACGGGCGGTCCACCGCGAACGTGGGGGGCATGGACACAGGTCCCATCTCGACGGCGGTGGCGGCGGCGGCCTCGCTGCCCTTCTCGTCCACGGAGAGGAAGGCCTGGTGCTGCGCGCCGGTGATCGCCAGCTTCTCCTCGGACGAGATGCCAGACAGGTCCGCGCCGGCGGTGAACGCGTCCGCCATGCCCAGGTTCCGCAGGGGCTCGACGAGGGAGAACGCCTGCCGCACCTCGAAGCGAGGCAACGTCACATTCAGCCGCTGCTCCTGCAGACGGCCGCGCACCGAGTCCAGGAAGGCCGCGGAGAGTTGTCCCTCCACCGCCGCGAACTGGCCCGCGTTCGGGATGATGAGGAGCATGCGGAAGGTGTCGCCCACGTAGGGCAGCGCGAGCGCGCGATAGCCATTGCCCTCCGCGAAGGGGTAGGACCAGACGGTGGACATCGTCGGGACGCGCTTCGCGGTGCCCGTCAGGTCATGGAAGTCCGCCGGCTGGGTCGACTCAGGCCTGAAGGGGTGGCGCCAGCTCCCCTTGAAGTACATCGCATTGGCGAGCACCAGCCGCGTGTCCCTCCGGACCTCGCCCGCGGGAATCAGGTCCGGGATGCGGTCCGCGGTCTCATGGGCGACCCAGCCGTTGATGGCGCGGCGCGCGGCGTCCGGGTCCGCGGCGATGTCCAGCGAGTACATGCCCGTGCCGTGGTGCTCGGCGAGCACATCCAGGAATGCCGGCTGGAACGGGTAGCCCTTCTGGGCGAAGAGGGCGTTCGTGGTCCGGAAGGTGGGGCCCTTGCCCTTGTTTCCGAAGTCCCGGTTGTCCTGGGCCTCAAGCGAGAGGCTCAGCCAGTTGAGCGCGGGATGGAGCTTCTCCGCGGGCAGCGTGAACTGGAGCGCCTGGGCCATCTGGGTGGCGGTGTTGCCGCGCGCCCCCGCGTACAGCATGCCGAAGGCCTGGGTGATGCTCAGCGGAGAGAAGAAGGCGTTCTCCCCGGGCTGCGTCACCTGCCGGTACACGGCCACGCCAAAGTCGGTGTTGCCCGCCACGAGGGCGGCGCTGTCCGCGGCGGAGACCTGGGGCGACCGGGCCCGCGTCTTGTTGGAGGTGATGAGCTCTCCCGGAGGCGCGGTCCTCCCGGGCTGCG is part of the Myxococcus landrumus genome and encodes:
- a CDS encoding serpin family protein, producing MIVSKPLRACALVALLGAAACDSDSQTPQPGRTAPPGELITSNKTRARSPQVSAADSAALVAGNTDFGVAVYRQVTQPGENAFFSPLSITQAFGMLYAGARGNTATQMAQALQFTLPAEKLHPALNWLSLSLEAQDNRDFGNKGKGPTFRTTNALFAQKGYPFQPAFLDVLAEHHGTGMYSLDIAADPDAARRAINGWVAHETADRIPDLIPAGEVRRDTRLVLANAMYFKGSWRHPFRPESTQPADFHDLTGTAKRVPTMSTVWSYPFAEGNGYRALALPYVGDTFRMLLIIPNAGQFAAVEGQLSAAFLDSVRGRLQEQRLNVTLPRFEVRQAFSLVEPLRNLGMADAFTAGADLSGISSEEKLAITGAQHQAFLSVDEKGSEAAAATAVEMGPVSMPPTFAVDRPFFFVIEEVGTRSVLFLGRIVKL